The sequence CGAGCCCCACCTCGAGCCCGACCCGCGTGACGATCGCCTCGACGCCGCCCAGGAAATCGCGCCGCGCGAGGTCCGTCGGCACCGCCCAGGTCGAAACCTCGTAGGTCTCGGCGACCTCGCGTGCCGCGACGTCGAGCGCTTCCTCCTGGACATCGATCATCAGGACATCGAGCCCTCGCGCCGCGACCGAGTCCGCGAACGCGCGACCGATTCCCTGCGCCGCGCCAGTGACCAGGGCCACGGGTCCGTATCGCTCTCGGAAGTCCCGGGCCTTCTTCGCGCCGACCTTGATTCGTTCGTCGCTCATCCGTCGCCCCTCCCTGCCGCGCGTTCCTGGGCGAGGCGTTCCGCACGTTCGATGATCTCGGTGGCGGATCGTTCGAGCACGACCCCGCCGTCGACCGGCAGGATCCGCGCCGTCACGTAGTCCGCCGCCGGGCTGCACAGATAGAGCGCGGCCAGTCCGATGTCGCGGGGCTCGCCGAGCCGCGCCCGCGGCGTCCAGGCCTCGAGCGCCTCGCCGATCCCGGGATTCCTCGCGAGCAGGTTCTCGCGCATGTTCTCGGTCGTGACGGCCCCGACCCGGATCGCGTTCACGCGGATCTCGGGCGCGAACTCCATCGCCATCATCCGCGTCATCTGCTCGAGCGCTGCCTTCGCGCCGCCGTAGGGGATCGAGCCGATGTTCGCCGCCCGCGAGAAGCCGGAGGAGACGTTCACGACCGCGCCGTCGCCCCGCGCCCGCATGTGCGGGGCGACCGCGCGCGTCAGGTAGAAGGGGGCACGGAAGTTGAGCCCGATCGCGGCCTCGAAGTGCTCGTCCTGGCCGTACTTCGTCGGAACGTGCCCGCCGCCGCCCGCGTTGTTCACCAGCAGGTCGATTCCGCCGAAGCGCTCGATCGTGGCCTCGACGACCCGATCCGCGGCGGCCGAGTCGGTCAGGTCGCAGGCGACCGCGAGTCCAACGCCTCCCGCGGACTCGATCGCCGCGACGGTGGCCTCGATCTGCTCCGCCGTTCGGGCGACGCAGACGACCTTCGCGCCGACCTCCGCGAAGATCCGTGCCGTCTCGGCGCCGATCCCACGGCCGGAGCCGGTCACGATCGCGACGCGGTCGTCGAGACGGAAGGCGTCGAGCACGCTGCCAGTCGGTCCGCTCATCCCGTCTCCCGATCCGCGCTCGTCAGGCCGAGGCGCTCTCCCCGCCTTCCGGCGGCTCGCCCTCGTCCCACCCGAAGCGTTCGAAGAGATCGCCCAGACGGTTCTGGATCGCATCGGCCTCGAGGCCGAACTCTTCCAGGCTGTACTCGTGGTTGGTCGTGTGCTTCCGCTCGCGCTTGCCCTGCTTGGCGAGCTCGGCGCGGAAGTCCTCGGTCATCTCGAGACCGAGGTCGTCGTAGACCTTCTCGATCGTCGCCGCCGGATCGGACGTGAGATCGCGATAGTCCACGATCGCGCCCGAGATCTCGGGATGGGCTTCGAGGGTCTCGATCGGATGGCGGTAGTCGTGGAAGGACTGCTCCGTGAGGATGCCCAGCGTCTTCCGCTGCTTCTCCTCGTCCCAGCCGAGAGCCTTCCAGCCGCCGCGCATCAACTTGAGCAGGCTCGGGATCGTCTCGTGGGGATTGCGCACGTTCACGATGATCCGGCAGTCGGGAAAAGCCTCGATCAGGGAGGCGACGCGACCGGAGTACATCGGGTTCTTCGACAGGTGGATCTTGTCGGTCCCGTTCAGCAGCAGCTGGCGCTTCACGATCTCCCGGTAGAAGTCGTTGTAGCGGCGCCGCTTCTCGGGGGACCACCGGTTCATCCAGTAGAAATCGAGATCCCCCATGTAGGGCATCTTCGTAATCCAGAACCCGGCAGCCAAGGACCAGTAGAGGGAGATGTCGTCCTCTTCGAACATCGTGAGGCCCATCGCGTGCGCCCCACTCATCCGCCCGTACCGCCACTCCT is a genomic window of bacterium containing:
- a CDS encoding SDR family oxidoreductase, with product MSGPTGSVLDAFRLDDRVAIVTGSGRGIGAETARIFAEVGAKVVCVARTAEQIEATVAAIESAGGVGLAVACDLTDSAAADRVVEATIERFGGIDLLVNNAGGGGHVPTKYGQDEHFEAAIGLNFRAPFYLTRAVAPHMRARGDGAVVNVSSGFSRAANIGSIPYGGAKAALEQMTRMMAMEFAPEIRVNAIRVGAVTTENMRENLLARNPGIGEALEAWTPRARLGEPRDIGLAALYLCSPAADYVTARILPVDGGVVLERSATEIIERAERLAQERAAGRGDG
- a CDS encoding sulfotransferase, whose protein sequence is MFFLFDFANYFKMIRLAWNEKVPKARRWYLAVLLVGTPIISTFHAICFALDWLFFPELRKLEVDSPIFMVGHARSGTTLTHRLLSQDSGRFSSLMLYEMYFPSLIQKKFIRWVAEIDRTKWRGLLAGQVAAWEEWRYGRMSGAHAMGLTMFEEDDISLYWSLAAGFWITKMPYMGDLDFYWMNRWSPEKRRRYNDFYREIVKRQLLLNGTDKIHLSKNPMYSGRVASLIEAFPDCRIIVNVRNPHETIPSLLKLMRGGWKALGWDEEKQRKTLGILTEQSFHDYRHPIETLEAHPEISGAIVDYRDLTSDPAATIEKVYDDLGLEMTEDFRAELAKQGKRERKHTTNHEYSLEEFGLEADAIQNRLGDLFERFGWDEGEPPEGGESASA